Proteins from a genomic interval of Vreelandella profundi:
- a CDS encoding MIP/aquaporin family protein, which translates to MLGTIFLHEIAGTAVLTLLGCGVVANVLLNKTNGNGSDGIVIFFGWGLAVFCAVYVAFDTGAHINPAVTLALLVGPANEYAPGIPINIATTAAYFTAEIIGAWLGAVVCYLAYKKHYDATEDASRILATFSTGPAIPSYGWNLVTEIIGTFVLVFVIIMFGHTPSGLGPLAVALLVVSIGASLGGPTGYAINPARDLGPRIAHALLPIKHKGTSNWSYAWVPILGPAIGSVLAGLAAYVY; encoded by the coding sequence ATGCTTGGAACAATTTTTCTACATGAAATAGCCGGTACGGCGGTATTAACGCTCTTGGGGTGTGGGGTGGTGGCTAACGTGCTGTTGAACAAAACCAACGGTAATGGCAGCGATGGTATCGTTATCTTCTTTGGTTGGGGGTTGGCGGTTTTTTGCGCGGTTTACGTCGCTTTTGACACCGGTGCCCATATTAACCCTGCCGTTACGCTTGCACTGCTTGTAGGCCCGGCGAATGAGTACGCCCCCGGTATCCCTATCAATATTGCTACCACCGCCGCCTATTTTACGGCTGAGATCATCGGTGCCTGGCTGGGTGCAGTTGTTTGCTACCTGGCCTATAAAAAGCATTACGATGCCACTGAGGATGCTTCACGCATATTGGCAACGTTCTCTACCGGCCCGGCAATTCCCTCCTACGGGTGGAATCTGGTGACCGAGATCATTGGTACCTTTGTGCTAGTGTTTGTCATTATCATGTTTGGCCATACGCCTTCAGGACTTGGCCCACTGGCAGTGGCGCTGCTGGTAGTGTCGATTGGCGCTTCGCTAGGCGGGCCAACAGGCTATGCGATCAATCCCGCTCGGGATTTGGGGCCGCGTATTGCTCACGCGCTGCTTCCCATTAAACATAAAGGGACAAGCAACTGGTCCTACGCATGGGTGCCAATCCTAGGGCCCGCTATCGGCAGTGTCCTTGCTGGGCTTGCCGCCTATGTTTATTAA
- the glpK gene encoding glycerol kinase GlpK translates to MSQKNYVLAIDQGTTSSRAMLFDHDGRIVSVAQHEFEQIFTRPGWVEHCPREIMTSVLTTLTEVINNSGIDVAEIASIGITNQRETTVVWDKHTGQAVHNAIVWQSRHSAEICDELRAAGHADMIRDKTGLVIDAYFSATKLKWLFENVAGVKEKAEKGDLLFGTIDSWLVWNLTGGAVHVTDVSNASRTMLFNIRDRQWDPELLELFGVPESMLPEVKSSSEIYGNVLPKFLMGKEVPIAGIAGDQNAALFGQACFEPGMAKNTYGTGCFTLMNTGTHATPSKNGLLTTVAWEVDGTLEYALEGSVFVAGSVIQWLRDGLRMLGKASDSEAYATRAKDNDGVYMVPAFTGLGAPYWNSNVRGAMFGLSRGTQKEHFVRAAVESLAYQSADVLKAMQADADIALTELRTDGGAISNDFLAQFQADILGVDVLRCEVNETTALGAAYLAGLAVGFWKSRDEIVEQWALERRFTPQMKDEKRDELYAGWKKAVNATMAFHVDS, encoded by the coding sequence ATGAGCCAGAAAAACTACGTTCTCGCTATTGATCAAGGCACCACTAGCTCGCGGGCGATGCTATTTGACCATGACGGCCGGATAGTCAGCGTAGCGCAGCACGAGTTTGAGCAGATTTTTACGCGTCCCGGCTGGGTTGAGCACTGTCCTCGTGAAATCATGACCAGTGTGCTGACCACCTTAACGGAGGTGATTAACAACAGTGGTATTGATGTTGCCGAGATCGCTTCCATCGGTATTACCAACCAGCGTGAAACGACGGTAGTGTGGGATAAACACACAGGGCAGGCCGTACATAACGCCATTGTATGGCAGTCTCGCCACTCCGCCGAGATCTGCGATGAGCTGCGTGCCGCAGGCCACGCCGATATGATTCGCGATAAAACCGGGCTGGTCATTGACGCTTATTTCTCTGCCACCAAGTTGAAGTGGTTATTTGAGAACGTGGCGGGCGTTAAGGAGAAAGCGGAGAAGGGCGATCTGCTTTTCGGCACCATAGATTCATGGCTGGTGTGGAACCTGACGGGCGGTGCCGTGCACGTCACCGATGTCAGCAACGCATCGCGTACGATGCTGTTTAATATTCGTGATCGGCAGTGGGACCCGGAGCTCCTTGAGCTGTTCGGTGTGCCGGAGTCGATGCTGCCTGAGGTTAAATCCAGCAGTGAGATCTACGGCAACGTACTGCCTAAGTTCCTGATGGGTAAAGAGGTGCCAATTGCGGGTATCGCCGGCGACCAAAATGCTGCTCTATTTGGTCAGGCCTGTTTTGAGCCAGGAATGGCAAAAAATACTTATGGCACCGGCTGCTTTACGCTAATGAATACCGGCACCCACGCAACGCCCTCTAAAAACGGCCTGCTGACTACCGTGGCGTGGGAAGTGGATGGCACGCTGGAATACGCCCTGGAAGGCAGCGTGTTTGTGGCGGGCTCCGTGATTCAGTGGCTGCGTGATGGCCTGAGAATGCTGGGCAAAGCGTCAGATTCAGAAGCTTATGCCACGCGCGCTAAAGATAATGACGGCGTTTATATGGTGCCTGCCTTTACCGGTTTAGGGGCACCTTACTGGAACTCTAACGTGCGCGGTGCCATGTTTGGGCTCTCTCGGGGAACCCAGAAAGAGCACTTTGTACGCGCGGCGGTGGAGTCGCTTGCGTATCAAAGTGCCGATGTTCTCAAAGCCATGCAGGCCGATGCCGACATTGCGCTGACCGAGCTTCGCACCGATGGCGGGGCGATCTCCAATGATTTTCTTGCTCAGTTCCAGGCCGACATACTGGGGGTCGATGTACTGCGCTGCGAGGTAAACGAGACCACCGCACTGGGTGCGGCTTATCTTGCCGGGCTCGCCGTAGGATTTTGGAAATCACGCGATGAAATCGTCGAGCAGTGGGCGCTAGAGCGGCGCTTTACCCCGCAGATGAAAGACGAAAAGCGCGATGAGCTCTATGCTGGCTGGAAAAAAGCGGTAAACGCCACCATGGCTTTTCACGTAGACTCTTAA
- a CDS encoding potassium channel family protein, translating into MNKATLYQQLAPEARHEKGLSRLNQLICLLILLASITAILETEPMLRAMAPGLFKVLEAMFVCAFMIEYLLRLYSIGEDPRYRGFRGRLRYMFTFWALVDLIAILPFFLGFMTHNNAFLLRLLRLARMLRLARLGRFSQAWVSLADALKSRSHELLLSAGVAGLLLLFSSCCLYVVEAAAQPEAFGSVPRALWWSIATLTTVGYGDVTPITALGKVFAGLTAVAGIGIIAMPTGILAAAFSDALQKKSSDAEK; encoded by the coding sequence ATGAATAAAGCTACGCTTTATCAACAGTTAGCACCTGAGGCCAGGCATGAGAAAGGGCTGTCGAGGCTCAACCAACTTATCTGCCTTTTGATTCTACTGGCATCCATTACCGCCATACTGGAAACAGAACCGATGCTTCGCGCCATGGCGCCAGGGCTATTTAAAGTGCTGGAAGCCATGTTTGTCTGCGCATTTATGATTGAGTACCTGCTGCGGCTCTATTCGATAGGTGAAGACCCACGCTATCGAGGGTTCCGTGGGCGCCTGCGCTATATGTTTACGTTCTGGGCACTGGTGGATTTGATCGCCATTTTGCCTTTCTTTCTGGGTTTTATGACCCATAACAACGCCTTCCTGCTGCGGCTCTTACGCTTAGCGCGCATGCTGCGTCTCGCCCGGCTGGGGCGGTTTAGCCAGGCCTGGGTGTCATTGGCGGACGCGTTAAAATCCCGTTCCCATGAGCTGTTGCTAAGCGCCGGCGTGGCGGGGTTGCTGCTACTGTTTTCCTCCTGCTGTCTGTACGTGGTGGAAGCCGCCGCGCAGCCTGAGGCGTTTGGCAGCGTACCGCGCGCATTGTGGTGGAGCATCGCCACGCTAACCACGGTGGGCTATGGCGACGTAACGCCTATCACTGCGCTGGGGAAAGTCTTTGCAGGTCTAACCGCCGTGGCAGGCATCGGTATCATCGCCATGCCTACCGGTATTCTAGCCGCCGCGTTTAGCGATGCATTGCAGAAAAAATCATCAGATGCCGAAAAATAG
- a CDS encoding FUSC family protein, which produces MSPFLQTYLTPNATAVKFAIKTTLAMMLALYIALLFDLERPYWALISAAFLQIRPMSGMVVEKGICQMGGTLIGAITGIVIMAFFAQARIPALITLTGWIMLCTYVGSLWRNNYTYGCLMAAVTAMLIVVISSGSTPAGIFDIAAARLSELGLGALCAMLVSSLLWPSHVGTHLATQADSVINEAFEHAALRLEASDDIPAMQKALRGSLGPLTLLETDSQAARFEGPIGPGRVRATHVLTRRTLRFFANLQALHQLMHDHADRLDPQSLQLACRVAQGFRDAEHVKGVVEARKALQALRHEVHESDEESSLAPLDRRLRLGLRESIGHAMVMLDAREAIASPGRYKLRSSQLAWHRDHLAASINAIRSGLVFSLLATFWIITAWQSAMVAMMLGTLFSAFFASRDNPIAITMMFYKGMLAAIPSAFLFGHVLLSQANSFPLLALIFGTPLFLGLLGATNMATMGYCLAFTIFNILLTMPGNGMDFSFDSFANRAISVIIGLSCVVMAFRLLPGLGTRLRRRRLIKAISNDIHELRRRSIRDAETRFSGHMADRLLHLAQHDDMLPEEQRHLFILGLTGLDLGTATLRLRDRLDDAPHPQIRQAHQNLLRALATGFEHSATGHQPHGIREAGKELDEAITTYGNVPADRRILLEGLIERLELSLERLARIMAERPHLKRDNSLQTKTTQAAQK; this is translated from the coding sequence ATGTCGCCGTTTCTGCAAACCTACCTGACGCCCAACGCCACGGCGGTTAAGTTCGCCATCAAGACCACGCTTGCGATGATGCTTGCGCTCTACATTGCGCTATTGTTCGATTTAGAACGCCCCTACTGGGCGCTAATTTCCGCGGCCTTTCTGCAAATTCGTCCGATGAGCGGCATGGTAGTCGAAAAAGGCATCTGCCAAATGGGTGGCACGCTGATTGGCGCTATCACGGGCATTGTGATCATGGCATTTTTTGCTCAAGCCCGCATACCTGCGCTGATCACACTCACTGGCTGGATTATGCTATGCACCTACGTGGGCTCGCTATGGCGTAATAACTATACCTATGGCTGCCTAATGGCGGCCGTGACCGCGATGCTGATCGTGGTTATTTCCAGCGGCAGCACGCCCGCGGGAATTTTCGATATCGCGGCGGCAAGGCTTTCCGAGCTGGGGCTGGGCGCGCTCTGCGCCATGTTAGTCAGCTCGCTACTATGGCCATCCCATGTGGGAACGCATCTTGCCACCCAGGCCGACAGCGTGATCAACGAAGCCTTCGAGCATGCCGCCCTGCGCCTGGAAGCTAGCGACGATATTCCCGCCATGCAGAAGGCTTTGCGAGGTAGCTTAGGCCCGTTAACTTTACTAGAAACCGATAGCCAAGCAGCGCGTTTTGAAGGCCCTATCGGCCCAGGACGAGTACGCGCGACACACGTACTAACGCGCCGAACACTGCGCTTTTTCGCCAATTTACAGGCACTCCATCAACTTATGCACGACCACGCCGACCGGCTTGATCCACAAAGCCTTCAGTTGGCATGTCGCGTTGCGCAGGGTTTTCGTGATGCAGAACACGTTAAAGGCGTCGTTGAGGCCAGAAAAGCGCTTCAGGCGCTGCGCCATGAGGTCCATGAAAGCGACGAAGAAAGCAGCTTAGCACCGCTAGACCGCCGCCTTCGGCTGGGGCTGCGCGAATCAATTGGCCACGCTATGGTCATGCTCGACGCCCGTGAAGCCATAGCCTCGCCAGGGCGCTATAAATTACGTTCATCCCAGCTAGCTTGGCACCGCGATCACCTTGCCGCTAGCATTAATGCCATACGTTCAGGGCTGGTGTTTTCGCTGCTGGCGACCTTTTGGATTATCACTGCCTGGCAGAGCGCGATGGTCGCGATGATGCTAGGCACTCTGTTTTCGGCTTTTTTCGCCAGTCGTGACAACCCGATAGCGATTACCATGATGTTCTATAAGGGCATGCTGGCCGCCATTCCCAGCGCTTTTCTATTTGGCCATGTGCTGCTTTCTCAGGCCAATAGCTTTCCGTTACTCGCACTCATTTTCGGAACCCCGCTCTTTTTAGGCCTGTTAGGGGCCACGAATATGGCGACCATGGGGTACTGCCTCGCCTTTACTATTTTCAACATCCTATTGACGATGCCGGGCAATGGTATGGACTTCTCGTTTGATAGTTTTGCCAACCGAGCCATCTCGGTGATTATCGGTCTTAGCTGCGTCGTCATGGCCTTTCGCCTGCTGCCAGGCCTGGGAACTCGGCTTAGGCGGCGGCGCCTGATCAAGGCAATATCCAACGATATTCACGAGCTTAGGCGGCGCTCCATTCGCGATGCCGAAACCCGCTTCAGCGGCCACATGGCGGACCGCTTACTACACCTGGCACAACACGATGACATGCTGCCCGAAGAGCAGCGCCACCTGTTCATTCTTGGCCTTACCGGGCTCGATCTTGGCACCGCCACGCTAAGGCTGCGCGACCGGCTAGACGATGCGCCGCATCCGCAGATCCGCCAAGCGCATCAAAACCTTCTACGCGCACTCGCTACCGGCTTTGAGCACAGCGCTACCGGCCACCAGCCACATGGCATTCGCGAGGCAGGAAAAGAGCTGGATGAAGCGATCACAACCTACGGCAATGTACCCGCCGACCGCCGCATCCTGCTGGAAGGCCTGATTGAACGGTTGGAGCTCTCGCTTGAGCGTCTGGCGCGCATCATGGCCGAGCGGCCGCATCTTAAGCGTGATAACAGCTTACAAACGAAGACGACACAGGCAGCTCAAAAGTAG
- a CDS encoding HlyD family secretion protein: MRPSLRILLTLIIVAIAIAAGAWLWRYYLYTPWTRDARVHAEVITIAPDVSGWVRTLDVADTDYVAQGDALFDIDETRYQSAVDSAQATVDHRQATLELNRAEEGRRNQLSNSRAISAENQQIAQINSRIAAADLEQAQAQLASAQLDLARTQLTAPVSGHVLNVHLTTGNYVNRGTPVMALIADNSYYVVGYFEETKMTSINVGDPVDVILMNGDTHLDGRVAGIGRGIADSNTSLNPQLLPQVAPTFNWVRLAQRIPVRITLNEVPDEMLLSVGMTATVRVRPAAQPE; encoded by the coding sequence ATGCGCCCTTCGCTTCGTATTCTGCTGACCCTTATTATTGTCGCGATTGCCATTGCCGCCGGTGCCTGGCTATGGCGCTACTATCTGTACACTCCCTGGACCCGCGACGCCCGCGTACACGCCGAAGTGATCACCATTGCCCCCGATGTTTCCGGCTGGGTGCGCACCCTTGACGTTGCGGACACCGATTACGTAGCGCAAGGCGATGCGCTGTTTGATATCGATGAAACGCGCTATCAGTCTGCCGTCGACAGCGCCCAAGCCACGGTGGACCATCGCCAAGCAACGCTTGAGTTAAACCGCGCGGAAGAGGGCCGACGCAACCAATTAAGCAATAGCCGGGCGATTAGTGCCGAAAATCAGCAGATTGCACAAATTAATTCGCGCATTGCCGCCGCTGACTTAGAACAAGCCCAAGCACAATTAGCCAGCGCCCAGCTTGATTTAGCACGCACACAGCTAACAGCCCCGGTCAGCGGGCACGTGCTTAACGTACATCTCACTACAGGCAACTACGTGAATCGCGGCACGCCGGTGATGGCACTGATAGCCGACAACTCTTACTACGTCGTCGGTTACTTCGAAGAAACCAAAATGACATCGATCAACGTTGGTGATCCGGTCGATGTCATCCTGATGAACGGTGATACTCATTTAGACGGTCGGGTCGCGGGCATTGGCCGCGGCATTGCCGATAGCAACACCAGCCTTAACCCGCAGTTGCTACCCCAGGTAGCGCCGACGTTTAACTGGGTGCGCCTGGCGCAGCGTATCCCCGTTCGTATTACGTTAAACGAAGTGCCTGATGAGATGCTGCTGAGCGTGGGTATGACGGCAACCGTGCGCGTTCGCCCTGCCGCGCAGCCTGAGTAA
- a CDS encoding DUF1656 domain-containing protein → MGLQEIAFGGIYLSPLLIYALIGFVATLVTRSLLHWAVGQYALWYEAWFDISLFVIFTAATTFIFTILLESP, encoded by the coding sequence ATGGGTCTTCAAGAAATCGCTTTCGGTGGCATTTACCTCAGCCCACTGCTGATTTACGCATTGATTGGGTTTGTCGCAACACTAGTGACACGCTCCCTGCTCCACTGGGCAGTCGGGCAGTATGCGCTGTGGTACGAGGCCTGGTTCGACATCTCACTTTTTGTCATCTTTACGGCAGCCACCACCTTCATTTTTACCATTTTGCTTGAAAGCCCTTAA
- a CDS encoding YoaK family protein → MLIKKKKARSHTEDRYLALVLATAAGILNAMALGAFGFLPSHMSGNASQISSEVASSDTYGFLFLAALLLAFVMGGGLARVAVIAGQKFRTIFCLILLAEGVALTAVSVFEILFYSVRFNAEILITLGFLMGVHNSTSTQLSNGRVRSTHVTGTLTDVGIALGSFLSSFVSRDKGLDRRFFQKQLHTHLTTIFSFLSGCLAGLVLFDLFGFHAMLALGVFLIVVALSAIVMTVRMASKLMVARRA, encoded by the coding sequence GTGCTGATTAAAAAGAAGAAAGCTCGATCCCATACCGAAGATCGTTATCTGGCACTGGTGTTAGCGACGGCTGCCGGTATCCTCAACGCCATGGCCTTGGGCGCCTTTGGTTTTCTCCCTTCGCATATGAGTGGCAACGCCTCGCAAATATCGAGTGAGGTGGCTAGCTCAGATACGTATGGCTTTTTGTTTCTAGCTGCTCTTCTTCTGGCATTTGTGATGGGCGGTGGCCTCGCGCGAGTTGCCGTGATTGCCGGGCAAAAATTCAGAACAATCTTTTGCCTGATTCTCCTGGCGGAAGGCGTGGCATTAACCGCAGTGTCGGTGTTTGAAATTTTGTTTTACTCGGTACGCTTCAATGCGGAGATACTGATAACCCTGGGCTTTCTGATGGGAGTACATAACTCCACCTCAACGCAGCTGTCGAATGGGCGAGTGAGATCCACTCACGTGACCGGCACGTTGACGGATGTTGGCATTGCACTAGGCTCGTTCTTGTCGTCATTTGTTTCACGCGATAAGGGGCTCGACCGACGTTTTTTTCAAAAGCAGCTCCACACGCATTTAACGACGATTTTTTCATTCCTTAGCGGGTGTCTGGCCGGATTAGTGTTGTTTGATTTATTCGGCTTCCACGCGATGTTGGCGCTAGGTGTTTTTTTGATCGTCGTTGCCTTGAGCGCCATTGTTATGACGGTGCGTATGGCAAGTAAGCTGATGGTCGCCAGAAGGGCTTAA
- a CDS encoding LysR substrate-binding domain-containing protein — MKSTLEEQQAFVTVVDTGSITNAAEQLGITVSGVSRALNRLERKLGATLLRRTTRRLELTEEGETFLGHCRHILAAVDEAEEAMLDRHSQPQGRLRINAAPSFMQFVIVPVIGEFRARYPGITLALDTHDRFVDLLEQRVDLAIRIGELEDSSLHARLLGYSPLRILASPAYLERRGAPQSIDDLKQHSLLGFNQLDHLNRWPLRHADGTLLVITPTLAASSGSTLVELAVAGEGIVCLADFMTITPRQKGTLVEVLPNHIELQTQTVNAVYYRQATLSQRTRLFMDFLAEQLPGTYLQR, encoded by the coding sequence ATGAAAAGCACCCTTGAAGAACAGCAGGCATTTGTCACGGTGGTCGACACCGGCTCAATCACTAACGCCGCGGAACAGCTAGGCATTACGGTCTCTGGCGTTAGCCGTGCGCTTAATCGCCTTGAGCGAAAGCTCGGCGCCACCCTACTGCGCCGAACCACGCGTCGTTTGGAGCTCACAGAGGAAGGCGAGACGTTTCTGGGTCACTGCCGCCACATTCTGGCAGCCGTGGACGAGGCTGAAGAAGCCATGCTGGATCGCCATAGCCAGCCCCAGGGCAGGCTGAGGATCAACGCGGCCCCTAGCTTTATGCAATTCGTGATTGTGCCGGTGATTGGCGAGTTCCGCGCCCGCTATCCGGGTATTACGCTGGCGCTCGACACACATGACCGTTTTGTTGATCTGCTAGAACAGCGGGTTGACCTGGCCATCCGTATCGGCGAGTTGGAAGATTCTTCGCTTCATGCACGCTTACTCGGCTACAGCCCGCTGCGCATTCTGGCAAGCCCCGCCTACCTTGAACGCCGTGGCGCACCGCAAAGCATCGATGATCTCAAACAGCACAGCCTGCTGGGTTTTAACCAGCTCGATCACCTCAACCGCTGGCCGCTGCGTCACGCCGATGGAACACTTTTAGTCATTACCCCGACGCTTGCGGCCTCAAGCGGCAGCACCCTAGTGGAGCTAGCCGTGGCGGGCGAAGGCATCGTGTGTCTCGCCGACTTTATGACCATTACGCCGCGCCAGAAAGGCACGCTCGTTGAAGTGCTTCCCAACCACATTGAGCTACAGACCCAAACCGTCAATGCCGTTTATTACCGTCAAGCCACGCTTTCACAGCGTACGCGGCTGTTCATGGACTTCTTAGCAGAGCAGCTGCCGGGGACGTATTTACAGCGCTGA
- a CDS encoding NAD(P)H-dependent oxidoreductase, with the protein MKILLINGGKAFAHSGGELNNTLQSVAVSTLKALGNEVRETVIDQGYDVDAEVQNYLWADTIVYQMPGWWMGAPWIVKRYIDEVFTAGHGSLYASDGRSRHDPSKQYGSGGLLQGRRYMLSLTWNAPLEAFEAPGNFFEGRGVDGVYFPFHKSQEFIGLAALPTFIANDVMKVPNVERDTDAYRRHLHEVLG; encoded by the coding sequence ATGAAAATTTTACTGATTAATGGCGGGAAAGCGTTCGCTCACTCTGGCGGTGAACTCAATAATACGCTGCAAAGTGTGGCAGTGAGTACATTGAAGGCGTTGGGAAACGAGGTGCGCGAGACGGTGATCGACCAAGGCTACGATGTGGATGCCGAGGTACAAAACTACCTGTGGGCCGATACGATTGTGTATCAAATGCCTGGCTGGTGGATGGGCGCCCCTTGGATCGTCAAGCGCTATATTGATGAAGTGTTTACCGCAGGGCACGGCTCACTCTACGCAAGCGATGGTCGTTCGCGACACGATCCTAGCAAACAGTACGGCAGCGGTGGCTTGCTGCAGGGGCGTCGCTATATGCTGTCGCTGACCTGGAACGCCCCTTTGGAAGCGTTCGAAGCGCCGGGTAACTTCTTTGAAGGGCGTGGTGTGGATGGGGTGTACTTTCCGTTTCATAAATCGCAGGAGTTTATCGGCTTAGCGGCGTTGCCAACGTTTATCGCCAACGATGTGATGAAAGTGCCTAACGTCGAGCGTGATACCGATGCTTATCGCCGCCATCTGCACGAAGTTCTGGGCTAA